The following proteins are encoded in a genomic region of Magallana gigas chromosome 1, xbMagGiga1.1, whole genome shotgun sequence:
- the LOC117680319 gene encoding LOW QUALITY PROTEIN: beta-1,3-galactosyltransferase 5 (The sequence of the model RefSeq protein was modified relative to this genomic sequence to represent the inferred CDS: inserted 2 bases in 1 codon; substituted 1 base at 1 genomic stop codon), whose translation MTNNRQNQHDKTKTIPEYYTPFLINNRNMCRKYEKISALVMVHTSVGNFWRRKEMRRTWLNSSHYSPENLQVIFLVGTTSNKTATKLLKSENKKYHDIIQGDFVDSYRNLTNKGVMGYRWITENCMNAEIVIKIDDDAFVNFFKFFEDFSFXKQRKRFMFCNKINPISMPIIRQPSSKWFVSEWFYKGRDTYPDTYCSGFVVFISTDLIPALYQAVLTAPFFWVDDFYLFGLLPSRVKNVIHENFRGNLTFMHPEGLKCYKKXCKYLVMPARDKELDVMWKAVIADRHQSIHGNYYMRERSIY comes from the exons ATGACAAATAACAGACAAAACCAACATGATAAGACCAAGACAATTCCGGAATACTACACACCTTTTCTCATAAATAACCGAAATATGTGCAGGAAATACGAAAAAATATCTGCTCTTGTTATGGTACACACTTCTGTTGGGAATTTCTGGAGACGAAAGGAAATGAGGAGAACCTGGCTCAATAGTTCCCATTATAGTCCCGAAAACCTGCAGGTGATATTCTTGGTTGGTACGACGAGTAATAAAACAGCGACAAAACTGTTAAAGAGTGAGAATAAAAAGTACCACGACATCATACAAGGTGATTTTGTGGACTCTTATAGAAATCTAACAAATAAAGGAGTGATGGGATATCGATGGATCACAGAAAATTGTATGAATGCAGAAATAGTCATCAAAATTGACGATGATGCATTTGTTAATTTCTTCaagttttttgaagatttttcatTCTAGAAACAGCGAAAGCGATTTATgttttgtaacaaaataaatcCAATTTCAATGCCAATCATAAGGCAGCCTTCCAGTAAGTGGTTTGTAAGTGAATGGTTTTATAAAGGGCGTGACACGTACCCCGACACATACTGTAGCGGGTTTGTAGTGTTTATATCTACTGACCTAATTCCAGCCCTTTACCAGGCAGTGTTGACTGCCCCATTCTTCTGGGTCGATGACTTCTATTTATTTGGATTGCTTCCAAGCCGAGTAAAAAATGTGATACACGAAAATTTTCGAGGAAACTTAACATTTATGCACCCAGAAGGCTTGAAATGTTACAAGAA GTGTAAATATCTTGTAATGCCTGCAAGAGACAAAGAATTGGACGTTATGTGGAAGGCGGTGATTGCAGATAGACACCAAAGCATACACGGAAACTATTATATGAGGGAACGATCTATTTATTAA